Proteins encoded in a region of the Deltaproteobacteria bacterium genome:
- a CDS encoding AgmX/PglI C-terminal domain-containing protein: MRSSSIAPVILFLTFTGCASSQVSSVDNAPKAKVDTVQTTSSATPTTTDVTELTSEVIQAVVKSHFEELQACYESTLASNNALAGIVELELTIVQDGSIEKGRLLKDGIGSAELNLCLVKKMVDWKFPAHTDESVTIEFPFAFSPKR; this comes from the coding sequence ATGCGATCTAGCTCAATAGCCCCTGTAATCTTGTTCCTGACGTTCACTGGATGTGCCTCAAGCCAGGTGAGTTCCGTCGATAATGCACCCAAAGCTAAGGTCGACACTGTTCAAACGACAAGCAGCGCAACTCCAACTACAACAGACGTCACAGAACTTACGTCTGAGGTGATTCAAGCAGTCGTCAAGTCACATTTCGAAGAACTTCAAGCTTGCTACGAGTCAACCCTTGCCTCAAATAATGCCCTGGCAGGAATTGTTGAGCTTGAACTCACCATCGTCCAAGATGGTAGCATTGAAAAAGGCCGACTACTCAAAGACGGCATCGGCTCAGCTGAGCTTAACCTCTGTCTCGTTAAGAAAATGGTCGACTGGAAATTCCCGGCTCACACCGATGAGAGTGTTACCATTGAATTCCCGTTTGCATTCTCTCCAAAACGATAG
- a CDS encoding cyclic nucleotide-binding domain-containing protein, with the protein MKRVETATGDFKKLAELVRGTQFLEHIKVGKLQKVCRSVALYQFDTDETIFKQNQRADNFYIIYKGTVRVTLNKTLFNKGLDVATLHQGNFFGEAALLYNTTRSAACICQTPVQAFVFSSDDFQILCQSNYKFRQVLKQVAVERLLDTQKKLKEWDPKAAGRLKKEKLLKQKADAARTSAKAPQQKSRKDFITKLIERKIFFEVEVRSSFMRVRLGPKFSELQEQQKHSFLSVALAYAKEIDGKGDELVLFDFKTGRKIGYYATNDLQIKVIGPPKKGTKKNALAPDG; encoded by the coding sequence ATGAAACGAGTAGAAACGGCAACAGGCGACTTTAAGAAACTGGCTGAACTGGTCAGAGGCACACAGTTTCTGGAGCATATTAAGGTCGGCAAGTTACAAAAGGTATGCCGAAGCGTAGCGCTTTATCAATTTGACACTGACGAGACTATCTTCAAACAAAATCAGCGGGCCGACAACTTCTACATCATCTATAAAGGTACCGTCAGAGTTACTCTGAACAAAACGCTTTTTAATAAAGGGCTAGATGTTGCCACGCTTCATCAAGGTAACTTTTTCGGCGAAGCCGCACTGCTCTACAACACTACCCGCTCAGCGGCCTGTATCTGCCAGACACCGGTTCAAGCTTTCGTTTTTAGCTCTGACGACTTTCAAATTCTATGTCAGTCCAATTACAAATTTCGGCAGGTGCTCAAGCAAGTCGCCGTTGAGCGACTCTTAGACACCCAAAAGAAACTTAAAGAATGGGATCCCAAAGCCGCCGGCAGGCTTAAGAAGGAAAAGTTACTAAAACAAAAGGCCGACGCCGCACGCACCAGTGCCAAAGCACCGCAGCAAAAAAGTAGGAAAGATTTCATTACGAAATTAATCGAGCGTAAGATATTTTTTGAGGTGGAAGTTCGATCATCGTTTATGCGGGTTCGGTTGGGTCCAAAATTCTCGGAATTGCAAGAGCAGCAAAAGCACTCATTTTTGTCAGTTGCCTTGGCCTACGCCAAAGAAATCGACGGCAAGGGTGACGAGCTTGTTCTCTTCGACTTCAAGACCGGCCGGAAAATTGGATATTACGCCACAAACGACCTCCAAATTAAGGTGATTGGTCCCCCGAAAAAGGGAACCAAAAAAAATGCTCTGGCGCCAGACGGTTGA